One segment of Phaeacidiphilus oryzae TH49 DNA contains the following:
- a CDS encoding flavin-containing monooxygenase, with protein sequence MKVADSTTSGSSTPPLETVVVGAGQGGLSAAYHLARRGLARWTELLVLDADAAPGGAWAHRTPSLTMRDVNGLHPLPGAPVPAFAEDAPARDVVPAYFADYERRFALPVLRPAPVASVTDGPGALLTVRTADGRSWTTRTLVSATGTWTRPFLPHYPGTELFRGRRLHSAEYRGPETFAGRRVLVVGGGLSAIQVLAEIREFAPGAETIWTTRTPPRFRPEHDGFTPEDGRAAVALVEQRVRAGLPPQPVVAVTGLPLTSYLRRARELGVLNRREMFHHLTEDSAVWADGRRERIDAIVWATGFRPAVGHLAPLGLRGPGGGIRLDGDGDTRAAADHRVHLIGYGPSASTIGANRAGRAAAAGVLRSLGRSGPRTRDGVAASATADPGRRADGPVGPVGPDDLVRPHPGRISAGSTARPASPSPTAVAAAAAAPTGAPAAGAAPDGSAAARPRTAGRLAAASSAVPAG encoded by the coding sequence ATGAAGGTTGCGGATTCAACGACTTCCGGGTCGTCCACCCCACCGCTGGAGACCGTGGTCGTCGGCGCCGGCCAGGGCGGGCTCTCCGCCGCCTACCATCTGGCCCGGCGCGGCCTGGCCCGCTGGACCGAGCTCCTGGTCCTGGACGCGGACGCCGCTCCGGGCGGCGCCTGGGCCCACCGGACGCCGTCACTGACCATGCGGGACGTCAACGGGCTCCATCCGCTGCCCGGCGCCCCCGTTCCCGCCTTCGCCGAGGACGCCCCGGCCCGGGACGTCGTCCCCGCCTACTTCGCCGACTACGAGCGGCGGTTCGCCCTCCCGGTACTCCGGCCCGCCCCGGTCGCCTCGGTCACCGACGGCCCCGGCGCACTGCTGACCGTGCGGACGGCCGACGGCCGCAGCTGGACCACCCGCACCCTGGTCAGCGCGACCGGCACCTGGACCCGCCCGTTCCTCCCCCACTACCCCGGCACGGAGCTCTTCCGTGGCCGGCGGCTGCACAGCGCCGAGTACCGCGGCCCGGAGACCTTCGCCGGCCGGCGGGTCCTGGTCGTCGGCGGGGGACTCTCGGCGATCCAGGTCCTGGCCGAGATCCGGGAGTTCGCCCCCGGCGCCGAGACGATCTGGACCACTCGCACCCCGCCCCGGTTCCGCCCGGAGCACGACGGGTTCACCCCCGAGGACGGCCGGGCCGCGGTCGCCCTGGTCGAGCAGCGGGTGCGGGCCGGCCTGCCGCCGCAGCCGGTGGTCGCGGTCACCGGCCTGCCGCTCACCAGCTATCTGCGCCGGGCCCGTGAACTGGGCGTGCTGAACCGGCGGGAGATGTTCCACCACCTCACAGAGGACTCCGCGGTCTGGGCCGACGGCCGCCGGGAGCGGATCGACGCGATCGTCTGGGCCACCGGCTTCCGCCCGGCCGTCGGCCACCTCGCGCCGCTGGGCCTCCGCGGTCCCGGCGGCGGCATCCGCCTGGACGGGGACGGGGACACCCGGGCGGCCGCCGACCACCGCGTCCATCTGATCGGCTACGGCCCCTCGGCCTCCACCATCGGCGCCAACCGGGCCGGCCGGGCCGCCGCGGCCGGCGTACTGCGCAGCCTGGGACGGAGCGGGCCGCGCACCCGGGACGGGGTCGCGGCCTCCGCTACCGCTGATCCGGGCCGCCGTGCGGACGGCCCGGTCGGCCCGGTCGGCCCGGACGACCTGGTTCGGCCGCACCCGGGCCGGATATCGGCAGGTTCCACAGCACGCCCGGCGTCCCCGTCTCCGACTGCGGTCGCGGCCGCAGCAGCCGCTCCCACAGGCGCACCCGCAGCCGGCGCAGCGCCCGATGGGTCCGCCGCAGCTCGGCCGCGGACCGCCGGGCGGCTCGCAGCAGCCAGCTCGGCGGTCCCGGCGGGCTGA
- a CDS encoding universal stress protein has translation MSAEREHGFELGTDGPRVIVAGLDGSESSWRAAAYAAGLARRQNALLALVYVQPLSGSVAPGVGAAAVASGQQLAEQLEREVREAAERSGWSRQLRWEFHTFPGEAYTGIAQAADQMRADAVVIGASEQAGHRLVGSVAVRLVKHGRWPVTVVP, from the coding sequence GTGAGCGCGGAACGGGAACACGGCTTCGAACTGGGTACGGACGGACCACGGGTGATCGTGGCGGGCTTGGACGGGTCCGAGTCGTCCTGGCGGGCCGCCGCGTATGCGGCCGGGCTGGCCCGCCGTCAGAACGCCCTGCTGGCCCTGGTGTATGTGCAGCCGCTGTCCGGGTCGGTCGCCCCCGGGGTGGGTGCCGCGGCGGTGGCGAGTGGCCAGCAGCTCGCCGAGCAGCTGGAGCGGGAGGTGCGGGAGGCGGCCGAGCGGTCGGGGTGGTCCCGGCAGCTGCGCTGGGAGTTCCACACCTTCCCCGGCGAGGCGTACACCGGCATCGCCCAGGCGGCCGACCAGATGCGGGCGGACGCGGTGGTGATCGGTGCCTCCGAGCAGGCCGGCCACCGGCTGGTGGGCTCGGTCGCGGTGCGCCTGGTGAAGCACGGCCGGTGGCCGGTGACGGTCGTCCCTTGA
- a CDS encoding DMT family transporter — translation MSVTSALSVVFALLAAGSNAAGTVLQRRAALTVPSADSFRLRLMIDLVKHPVWLGGILAVIFAALFQAAALATGPLAVVQPIFVLELPCALFIAGLVWRKSMTRQVWVPVACIVAGLAMALVAARPTGGTPQAPMPLWILSLVCCLGAVFVLCVAALRRPFGPARAACLGLATAIAYALTAALMKSATDTLDRHGVAAFFEAWQTYAFAAVGVLGLFLLENAMQSGPLVASQPALTLGDALISLSLGVTLYSETVRTGWFLVPEIIGAGLVLFGAIALSRMPSMKSLMTQAGSESRTVAAGSPPPVQEPGPRPGPQSRGERSERPEESPVRPRQTVDTET, via the coding sequence GTGTCCGTTACATCCGCTCTGTCCGTGGTGTTCGCGCTGCTCGCCGCGGGGAGCAACGCGGCAGGCACGGTGCTGCAGCGCCGGGCGGCCCTCACCGTGCCGTCCGCGGACAGCTTCCGGTTGCGGCTGATGATCGACCTGGTCAAGCATCCGGTGTGGCTGGGCGGCATCCTGGCGGTGATCTTCGCCGCGCTCTTCCAGGCCGCGGCGCTGGCCACCGGCCCGCTGGCGGTGGTCCAGCCGATATTCGTGCTCGAACTGCCCTGCGCGCTGTTCATCGCCGGCCTGGTGTGGCGGAAGTCGATGACCCGTCAGGTGTGGGTCCCGGTGGCCTGCATCGTGGCGGGGCTGGCCATGGCGCTGGTGGCGGCGCGGCCGACCGGCGGCACGCCGCAGGCGCCGATGCCGCTCTGGATACTGTCGCTGGTCTGCTGCCTGGGCGCGGTCTTCGTGCTCTGCGTCGCCGCCCTGCGGCGCCCCTTCGGTCCCGCCCGGGCGGCCTGCCTGGGACTGGCCACGGCCATCGCCTACGCGCTGACCGCGGCGCTGATGAAGTCCGCCACCGACACCCTGGACCGGCACGGCGTGGCCGCCTTCTTCGAGGCCTGGCAGACCTACGCCTTCGCGGCCGTCGGGGTGCTGGGGCTCTTCCTGCTGGAGAACGCGATGCAGTCGGGGCCGCTGGTGGCCTCGCAGCCGGCGCTGACCCTGGGCGACGCGCTGATCTCCCTCTCCCTGGGCGTGACCCTCTACTCGGAGACCGTGCGCACCGGCTGGTTCCTGGTGCCGGAGATCATCGGTGCCGGTCTGGTGCTCTTCGGGGCGATCGCGCTGTCCCGGATGCCCAGCATGAAGTCGCTGATGACGCAGGCGGGTTCGGAGTCCAGGACGGTGGCCGCCGGAAGCCCGCCGCCGGTCCAGGAGCCGGGGCCGCGGCCGGGCCCGCAGTCCCGCGGGGAGCGTTCTGAGCGTCCCGAGGAGTCGCCCGTACGGCCTCGGCAGACCGTCGACACCGAGACGTGA
- a CDS encoding ArsR/SmtB family transcription factor, translating into MGHANATGGAESAPATEESRRRLDAASAATVATTLQALATPSRLLILSRLREGPCAATELAAEVGMEQSACSHQLRLLRNLGMVTGERHGRSVVYALYDDHVAELLDQAVYHVEHLRLGLRDTPRPTGPDKAEAAVATP; encoded by the coding sequence ATGGGCCATGCGAACGCGACGGGCGGTGCGGAATCCGCCCCCGCCACCGAGGAGAGCCGCCGACGGCTGGACGCGGCCAGCGCCGCCACCGTCGCGACCACCCTGCAGGCCCTCGCCACGCCCTCCCGGCTGCTGATCCTCTCCCGCCTCCGCGAGGGGCCGTGCGCGGCCACCGAGCTCGCCGCCGAGGTCGGCATGGAGCAGTCCGCCTGCTCCCACCAGCTGCGGCTGCTGCGGAACCTCGGGATGGTGACCGGGGAGCGCCACGGGCGCAGCGTCGTCTACGCCCTGTACGACGACCATGTCGCCGAGCTGCTCGACCAGGCGGTCTACCACGTGGAGCACCTGCGCCTCGGCCTGCGGGACACGCCGCGCCCGACCGGCCCGGATAAGGCGGAAGCGGCGGTCGCCACCCCATAG
- a CDS encoding VTT domain-containing protein, protein MGSITEWLRSLSGPVVYAVVAMLVFAEDALFVGFVLPGETAAVLGGVIASTGGGVSIWLMVPVVVFSAIAGDSVGYEVGRHFGPKIFQSRIALKHEVRIEKARGFMRRRGPAAVFLGRFVALFRALVPTMAGASLLPYRTFLLFNALGGLVWGVGFTMLGYAAGNAYARVEKVAGRVGAVVVAVIVILALIVWSVRRHRAGDQPEKASEDSRAGGARNGSGRTKAAVAADPHPPEREATATRPERPSDPPDSDRPSYNGSTAADPTRLAEPGGPNEPGGSNAPGGSAGRNGSNASAGGNGAAGASNSAEGGAPAERRRGDDGG, encoded by the coding sequence ATGGGTTCGATCACCGAATGGCTGCGGAGCCTCTCCGGCCCCGTCGTGTACGCGGTCGTCGCGATGCTGGTCTTCGCGGAGGACGCGCTCTTCGTCGGCTTCGTGCTGCCGGGCGAGACGGCCGCGGTCCTCGGCGGCGTGATCGCCAGCACCGGCGGCGGGGTGAGCATCTGGCTGATGGTCCCGGTGGTGGTCTTCTCGGCGATCGCCGGCGACTCGGTCGGATACGAGGTGGGGCGGCACTTCGGGCCGAAGATCTTCCAGTCGCGGATCGCGCTGAAGCACGAGGTGCGGATCGAGAAGGCCCGGGGGTTCATGCGCCGGCGCGGCCCGGCGGCGGTCTTCCTCGGCCGGTTCGTGGCGCTCTTCCGCGCGCTGGTGCCGACCATGGCCGGCGCCTCGCTGCTCCCCTACCGCACCTTCCTGCTCTTCAACGCGCTCGGCGGGCTCGTCTGGGGCGTGGGCTTCACCATGCTGGGTTACGCCGCGGGCAACGCGTACGCCAGGGTGGAGAAGGTCGCCGGGCGGGTGGGCGCGGTGGTCGTCGCGGTGATCGTGATCCTCGCGCTGATCGTCTGGTCGGTCCGCCGCCATCGCGCGGGCGACCAGCCGGAGAAGGCCTCCGAGGACTCCAGGGCAGGCGGAGCCCGGAACGGGAGCGGCAGGACCAAGGCCGCCGTCGCGGCCGACCCGCATCCGCCGGAGCGCGAAGCGACCGCGACACGCCCGGAGCGTCCCTCCGACCCGCCGGATTCCGACCGGCCCTCGTACAACGGCTCCACGGCCGCCGACCCGACTCGACTCGCCGAGCCCGGTGGCCCTAACGAGCCCGGTGGCTCCAACGCGCCCGGTGGCTCCGCCGGGCGCAACGGCTCCAACGCTTCCGCCGGGGGCAACGGTGCCGCCGGGGCCAGCAACTCCGCCGAAGGCGGCGCTCCCGCCGAGCGCCGGCGCGGCGATGACGGCGGCTGA
- a CDS encoding TetR/AcrR family transcriptional regulator: MARIRATRRRRDDHVADTRSALVQAARELFADRGYSATGTEDIVAAARVTRGALYHHFKDKADLFRAVMTESAQEMAERLVAQEIRRAEQHPGDSWQLLRDGFQSFLDACTDHDFQRIVLVEGPAVLGHDAWDKLVEEHGYVLLAEALTESIQEGRIEPLPVAPLTRMLASLISEASLYIARAEDTGKARADAGAVLDRLLAGLGAEPQRIPAQQG, translated from the coding sequence ATGGCTCGGATTCGCGCCACTCGGCGCCGCAGGGACGATCACGTCGCGGATACCCGCTCCGCGCTGGTGCAGGCGGCCCGCGAGCTCTTCGCGGACCGGGGCTACTCGGCGACCGGGACCGAGGACATCGTCGCTGCTGCGCGGGTCACGCGCGGTGCGCTGTACCACCACTTCAAGGACAAGGCCGACCTGTTCCGCGCGGTGATGACGGAGTCCGCCCAGGAGATGGCGGAGCGCCTGGTGGCCCAGGAGATCCGGCGTGCCGAGCAGCATCCGGGCGATTCCTGGCAGTTGCTGAGGGATGGCTTCCAGTCCTTCCTGGACGCCTGTACGGACCACGACTTCCAGCGGATCGTCCTGGTCGAGGGGCCCGCCGTGCTGGGGCACGACGCCTGGGACAAGCTGGTCGAGGAGCACGGCTATGTGCTGCTCGCCGAGGCGCTGACCGAATCCATCCAGGAAGGCCGAATCGAACCGCTGCCGGTCGCCCCCCTCACCCGGATGCTGGCCTCGCTGATCTCCGAGGCCAGCCTCTATATCGCGCGGGCCGAGGACACCGGCAAGGCGCGCGCGGACGCCGGCGCCGTGCTGGACCGGCTGCTGGCCGGCCTCGGCGCCGAGCCCCAGCGCATCCCCGCGCAGCAGGGCTGA
- the hpnH gene encoding adenosyl-hopene transferase HpnH, whose amino-acid sequence MGLPLNLTVKMGSYLVKQKLLRREKFPLIVEVEPLFACNLKCEGCGKIQHPAGVLKQRMPVAQAIGAVEECGAPMVSLAGGEPLMHPQIHTITEELLKRGKFVVLCTNAVLLPRHLHKFKAHRNFAWMVHIDGLRERHDESVAKEGVFDQAVEAIKMAKAAGFAVYTNSTFFTHDTPQDIIEVLEYLNDDLKVDRMEISPAYAYEKAPDQEHFLGVKQTRELFSKAFAEGRRKKWRLNHSELYLDFLEGKADFECTPWAIPSYSLFGWQRPCYLMADGYAATYKELLEETDWSKYGRGNDPRCENCMAHCGYEPTAVMATMGSLKESLRAVTG is encoded by the coding sequence ATGGGACTCCCGCTCAATCTCACCGTCAAGATGGGCAGCTACCTGGTCAAGCAGAAGCTGCTGCGCCGGGAGAAGTTCCCGCTCATCGTGGAGGTCGAACCCCTCTTCGCCTGCAACCTGAAGTGTGAGGGGTGCGGGAAGATCCAGCACCCGGCAGGCGTGCTCAAGCAGCGGATGCCGGTCGCCCAGGCCATCGGCGCCGTCGAGGAGTGCGGCGCGCCCATGGTGTCGCTGGCCGGCGGCGAGCCGCTGATGCACCCTCAGATCCACACCATCACCGAGGAACTGCTCAAGCGGGGCAAGTTCGTGGTGCTGTGCACCAACGCCGTCCTCCTCCCCAGGCACCTCCACAAGTTCAAGGCGCACCGCAACTTCGCCTGGATGGTGCACATCGACGGGCTGCGCGAGCGGCACGACGAGTCGGTCGCCAAGGAAGGCGTCTTCGACCAGGCGGTGGAGGCCATCAAGATGGCCAAGGCGGCCGGCTTCGCCGTCTACACCAACTCGACCTTCTTCACCCACGACACCCCGCAGGACATCATCGAGGTCCTCGAGTACCTCAACGACGACCTCAAGGTCGACCGGATGGAGATCTCCCCGGCCTACGCCTACGAGAAGGCGCCGGACCAGGAGCACTTCCTCGGCGTGAAGCAGACCCGCGAGCTCTTCTCCAAGGCCTTCGCCGAGGGCCGGCGCAAGAAGTGGCGGCTCAACCACTCCGAGCTGTACCTCGACTTCCTCGAGGGCAAGGCCGACTTCGAGTGCACCCCGTGGGCGATCCCCTCGTACTCGCTCTTCGGCTGGCAGCGCCCCTGCTACCTGATGGCCGACGGCTACGCCGCGACCTACAAGGAGCTGCTGGAGGAGACCGACTGGTCGAAGTACGGCCGCGGCAACGACCCCCGGTGCGAGAACTGCATGGCGCACTGCGGCTACGAGCCGACCGCTGTGATGGCCACCATGGGCTCCCTGAAGGAGAGCCTGCGCGCCGTCACCGGCTGA
- a CDS encoding TrmB family transcriptional regulator: protein MQTDDRRAAELEELGLTNYEARVYLALIRRDVYTAAEVAREARVPRQRVYDVLDGLTRRQLAVLHPGRVAGYSAVAPEIAMDRLVEQQRRSLSRLERLSGDLARELLPTWNSGRTHTDPLDYVEVLRDRETINERFAKLQQEAEREILTFTRPPYFGDPDENEAGVDATARVAAGGGTVRSLYTPEALEDAGMREHIRRFQQAGEDARVAGELPLKLVIVDGSLVLCDMPDPVAGTGATTSLVIRHPSLAETLRLAFQSVWDSARPIPEVEAEQALAAEAD from the coding sequence ATGCAGACGGACGACAGACGTGCGGCGGAACTGGAAGAGCTGGGGCTGACGAACTACGAGGCGCGGGTCTACCTCGCGCTGATCCGCCGTGACGTCTACACGGCGGCGGAAGTCGCCCGCGAGGCCAGGGTCCCCCGGCAACGGGTGTACGACGTTCTCGACGGCCTGACCCGGCGTCAGCTCGCGGTCCTCCACCCCGGCCGAGTGGCCGGATACTCCGCCGTCGCCCCCGAGATCGCCATGGACCGCCTGGTCGAGCAGCAGCGCCGGTCGCTCTCCAGACTGGAGCGGCTCTCCGGCGACCTCGCCCGGGAGCTCCTGCCGACCTGGAACAGCGGGCGCACCCACACCGACCCGCTGGACTACGTGGAGGTGCTGCGCGACCGGGAGACCATCAACGAGCGGTTCGCCAAGCTCCAGCAGGAGGCCGAGCGGGAGATCCTCACCTTCACCCGGCCGCCCTACTTCGGCGACCCGGACGAGAACGAGGCCGGTGTGGACGCGACGGCACGGGTGGCCGCCGGCGGCGGCACCGTCCGCAGCCTCTACACGCCGGAAGCGCTGGAGGACGCGGGGATGCGGGAGCACATCCGCCGCTTCCAGCAGGCCGGTGAGGACGCCCGGGTCGCCGGCGAGCTCCCGCTGAAGCTGGTGATCGTGGACGGCTCGCTGGTGCTCTGCGACATGCCGGACCCGGTCGCGGGCACCGGCGCCACCACCTCGCTGGTGATCCGCCACCCCTCGCTGGCCGAGACGCTGCGGCTGGCCTTCCAGTCGGTCTGGGACAGCGCCCGGCCGATCCCCGAGGTGGAGGCCGAGCAGGCGCTCGCGGCCGAGGCCGACTGA